Proteins co-encoded in one Cupriavidus taiwanensis genomic window:
- the paaE gene encoding 1,2-phenylacetyl-CoA epoxidase subunit PaaE: MSKFHELTVASVTRETRDAVAVTFVVPDELADAYRYVQGQHLTLRTGIDGEDVRRSYSICSAVQDAQLRVAIKRVDGGLFSNWANEQLQPGMKLEVMPPSGHFHVPLSATHAKHYVAFAAGSGITPMLSIIKTTLQAEPESRFTLFYGNRASSSVLFREELEDLKDTWLQRFNLVFVLSREQLDIDLFNGRIDGEKVNALLEHWVSPQDIDVAFICGPHSMMEEVSQALLDNGVDKTRIKRELFATSIPSARPAAHAHKQVGQQQCEVTVIQDGRTRSFTLEKNKETVLDAALAQGIELPYSCKGGVCSTCRCKRIEGEVDMDVNFALEDYEVARGFILSCQSYAVSDKLVIDFDQET, translated from the coding sequence ATGAGCAAATTCCATGAACTGACGGTGGCCTCGGTCACGCGCGAGACCCGCGACGCGGTGGCCGTGACCTTCGTCGTGCCGGACGAGCTGGCCGATGCCTACCGCTACGTGCAGGGCCAGCACCTGACGCTGCGCACCGGCATCGATGGCGAGGATGTGCGCCGCTCGTACTCGATCTGCTCGGCGGTGCAGGACGCGCAGCTGCGCGTGGCGATCAAGCGCGTCGACGGCGGGCTGTTCTCCAACTGGGCCAACGAGCAGCTGCAGCCGGGCATGAAGCTGGAAGTGATGCCGCCGTCCGGCCATTTCCACGTGCCGCTATCCGCCACGCACGCGAAGCACTACGTCGCTTTTGCGGCCGGCAGCGGCATCACGCCGATGCTGTCGATCATCAAGACCACCTTGCAGGCGGAGCCGGAGAGCCGCTTCACGCTGTTCTACGGCAACCGCGCCTCGTCGTCGGTGCTGTTCAGGGAAGAGCTGGAAGACCTGAAGGATACCTGGCTGCAGCGCTTCAACCTGGTGTTCGTACTCAGCCGCGAGCAGCTCGACATCGACCTGTTCAACGGCCGCATCGACGGCGAGAAGGTCAACGCGCTGCTGGAGCACTGGGTCAGTCCGCAGGACATCGATGTCGCCTTCATCTGCGGCCCGCACTCGATGATGGAAGAGGTCTCGCAGGCGCTGCTCGACAACGGCGTCGACAAGACCCGTATCAAGCGCGAGCTGTTTGCCACCAGCATCCCGTCGGCGCGGCCGGCCGCGCATGCGCACAAGCAGGTCGGCCAGCAGCAGTGCGAAGTGACCGTGATCCAGGACGGCCGTACCCGTTCCTTCACGCTGGAGAAGAACAAGGAAACGGTGCTCGACGCCGCGCTGGCGCAGGGCATCGAACTGCCGTACTCATGCAAGGGCGGGGTCTGCTCGACCTGCCGCTGCAAGCGCATCGAAGGCGAGGTCGACATGGACGTCAACTTCGCGCTGGAAGACTACGAAGTCGCGCGCGGCTTCATCCTGAGCTGCCAGAGCTACGCCGTCAGCGACAAACTGGTGATCGATTTCGACCAGGAAACCTGA
- the paaD gene encoding 1,2-phenylacetyl-CoA epoxidase subunit PaaD, protein MTAQALDRAAVDQVWTWLDTVPDPEIPVISVVDLGIVRDVAWEGDACVVTITPTYSGCPAMTVIREGIESALAAQGVDNVRVQTRLAPAWTTDWMTPRGKASLAGYGIAPPAQQVIDISGISRKSGTGPAALVVACPHCGSRHTRLVSQFGSTACKALYRCGDCKEPFDYFKAH, encoded by the coding sequence ATGACCGCGCAAGCGCTGGACCGTGCCGCCGTGGACCAGGTCTGGACCTGGCTCGACACGGTGCCCGACCCCGAGATCCCCGTGATATCCGTGGTGGACCTCGGCATCGTGCGCGACGTGGCGTGGGAAGGCGACGCCTGCGTCGTCACCATCACGCCGACCTATTCTGGCTGCCCGGCCATGACCGTGATCCGCGAGGGTATTGAAAGCGCGCTCGCCGCGCAGGGCGTGGACAACGTCCGCGTGCAGACCCGGCTGGCGCCGGCCTGGACCACCGACTGGATGACCCCGCGCGGCAAGGCCAGCCTCGCCGGCTACGGCATCGCGCCGCCGGCGCAGCAGGTGATCGATATCAGCGGCATCAGCCGCAAGTCAGGCACGGGACCGGCGGCGCTGGTGGTGGCCTGCCCGCACTGCGGCTCGCGCCATACGCGGCTGGTCAGCCAGTTCGGCTCGACCGCGTGCAAGGCGCTGTACCGCTGCGGCGACTGCAAAGAGCCGTTCGACTACTTCAAGGCTCACTGA